The genomic stretch ACAGTGATGGATAATCGCGGCATGCGGATCTCGGCGCGGGCGGACTATGCGGTGCGGGCGGCACTGGAGCTGGCCGCAGCAGGGAGCGAGGCCTCGCTCAAGGCCGAGGCGATCGCCGCGGCGCAGGGCATCCCGCACAAATTCCTGGAGGGCATCCTCGGCGACCTGCGCCGGGGCGGTCTTGTGGTCAGCCAGCGGGGCGGCAAGGGCGGCTACCGGCTCGCCCGCGCGGCGGAGTCGATCGCCATCGCCGACGTCATCCGCGTGGCGGACGGCCCCCTGGTCTCGGTGCGGGGAGTGCGCCCACCCGAGCTCTCCTACTGCGGTCCGGCGGAGTCGCTGCTGCCGCTGTGGATCGCCGTACGCGCCAACGTCCGCAAGATCCTCGGCGAGGTCACCCTCGCCCACGTGGCCGCGGCCAAGTTGCCCGACGAGGTCGTGAGCCTCGCGGAGGACCCCGAGGCCTGGACGAATCCCTGACCGACACCACCCTGGCGCATCCGGACCACCCGAGCGGCCACAACACCTGCGCGGGCGCCGTAC from Streptomyces roseochromogenus subsp. oscitans DS 12.976 encodes the following:
- a CDS encoding RrF2 family transcriptional regulator; protein product: MRISARADYAVRAALELAAAGSEASLKAEAIAAAQGIPHKFLEGILGDLRRGGLVVSQRGGKGGYRLARAAESIAIADVIRVADGPLVSVRGVRPPELSYCGPAESLLPLWIAVRANVRKILGEVTLAHVAAAKLPDEVVSLAEDPEAWTNP